In the genome of Enterococcus hirae ATCC 9790, one region contains:
- a CDS encoding amino acid ABC transporter ATP-binding protein produces the protein MAKSLIKITHLNKKFGEQEVLKDVSAEIYPGEVVVLLGPSGSGKSTLLRCINLLEIPTSGEIKFEGMTITDKQNDIFKTREKMGMVFQQFNLFPNMTVLENITLSPIKVKKQSKEEATKIARDLLKKVGLLEKADTYPQSLSGGQQQRVAIARALAMQPDVMLFDEPTSALDPEMVGEVLEIMLQLAREGMTMIIVTHEIGFAKEVSDRVLFMDGGTILEEGTPTAIFEQTSHPRTVAFLSKIL, from the coding sequence ATGGCCAAATCATTGATCAAAATTACACATTTAAATAAAAAATTCGGTGAACAGGAAGTACTGAAAGACGTTTCCGCTGAAATTTATCCAGGAGAAGTCGTGGTACTTTTAGGGCCATCAGGCTCGGGAAAAAGCACTTTACTAAGATGCATCAACTTATTAGAGATACCAACTTCTGGTGAAATCAAGTTTGAAGGAATGACAATTACCGACAAGCAAAATGATATTTTTAAAACAAGAGAAAAAATGGGAATGGTTTTCCAACAGTTTAATCTATTCCCTAATATGACGGTTTTAGAAAACATCACTTTGTCACCAATCAAAGTCAAAAAGCAATCAAAAGAAGAAGCAACAAAGATTGCTAGAGATCTGCTAAAGAAAGTAGGTCTGCTAGAAAAAGCCGATACTTATCCTCAGTCTTTATCTGGGGGACAACAACAACGGGTCGCCATTGCGAGAGCTTTAGCCATGCAACCCGACGTCATGCTATTTGATGAGCCGACTTCAGCTCTTGATCCGGAGATGGTCGGAGAAGTGTTAGAAATCATGTTGCAATTAGCTCGTGAAGGGATGACTATGATCATTGTGACTCACGAAATAGGCTTTGCAAAAGAAGTCAGTGATCGAGTTCTATTTATGGATGGAGGAACCATTCTTGAAGAAGGTACACCGACGGCTATTTTTGAACAAACCAGTCATCCACGAACAGTCGCATTTTTATCCAAAATATTATAA
- the yqeH gene encoding ribosome biogenesis GTPase YqeH: MNEELQCIGCGATIQTDHPNELGYTPKAALEKGLESGEVYCQRCFRLRHYNEIQDVSLTDDDFLRLLNELGQEDALIVNVVDIFDFNGSLIPGLHRFVGNNPVLLVGNKVDILPKSLKKPKMIQWMKERAHEAGLRPVEVLLTSAKKANEMENLLKKIEEYREGRDVYIVGVTNVGKSTLINQIIKNTAGVKDVITTSQFPGTTLDKIEIPLDDGHFLIDTPGIIHRHQMAHYLGKKDLRIIAPTKEIKPKGYQLNEGQTLFLGGLARFDFISGQRGSFIAYVSNDVTIHRTKLAKADEFYVKHVGGLLQPPRPDEVNEFPELVRFEFSVKEKTDIVFAGLGWITVTQPAVVAGWAPKGVNVMKRKALI; encoded by the coding sequence ATGAACGAAGAACTACAGTGTATTGGGTGTGGAGCAACGATCCAAACCGACCATCCTAATGAATTAGGGTATACACCAAAAGCAGCATTAGAAAAAGGACTAGAATCAGGTGAGGTCTATTGCCAACGTTGTTTCCGGTTAAGACATTATAATGAGATCCAAGATGTTTCACTGACAGATGATGATTTTTTGCGCCTGCTGAATGAACTAGGACAAGAAGATGCCTTGATCGTCAATGTTGTCGATATCTTTGATTTTAATGGTTCTTTGATCCCTGGACTACATCGCTTTGTAGGTAATAACCCGGTGCTCTTGGTCGGAAACAAAGTGGATATTTTACCTAAATCACTGAAGAAACCAAAAATGATCCAATGGATGAAAGAGCGTGCACATGAAGCTGGATTGCGTCCGGTTGAAGTATTATTGACAAGCGCAAAAAAAGCGAATGAAATGGAAAATCTACTCAAAAAAATCGAAGAGTATCGTGAAGGTCGTGACGTCTATATCGTTGGTGTGACAAATGTCGGTAAATCGACATTGATCAATCAAATCATCAAGAACACAGCAGGTGTCAAAGATGTGATTACGACTTCTCAATTTCCAGGGACAACTTTAGATAAGATCGAGATTCCTTTAGATGATGGGCACTTCTTGATTGATACTCCTGGGATTATCCATCGACATCAAATGGCGCATTATCTTGGAAAAAAAGATTTAAGGATCATTGCACCAACGAAAGAAATCAAGCCTAAAGGATACCAATTGAATGAAGGACAGACACTCTTTCTCGGCGGTTTAGCAAGGTTTGATTTTATCAGTGGGCAACGCGGTTCATTTATTGCTTATGTTTCAAATGATGTCACTATTCATCGAACGAAATTAGCAAAAGCCGATGAATTTTATGTGAAACACGTCGGTGGATTATTACAACCACCTCGTCCCGATGAAGTAAATGAATTTCCCGAATTGGTTCGTTTTGAATTTTCGGTAAAAGAAAAAACAGATATCGTATTTGCTGGCTTAGGATGGATCACAGTGACACAACCGGCAGTCGTAGCAGGTTGGGCGCCAAAAGGTGTGAATGTGATGAAACGAAAGGCCTTGATTTAA
- a CDS encoding YhbY family RNA-binding protein, whose protein sequence is MFQIGKGGINSAMMVQIEEALEKRELIKVTLLQNTDEIPEEVAGILEETVRCQVVQIIGRVLVLYKPSSKEKYQRISKEVNAI, encoded by the coding sequence ATTTTTCAAATTGGTAAAGGTGGAATCAATTCTGCCATGATGGTTCAGATTGAAGAAGCGCTGGAAAAACGTGAATTAATCAAAGTAACGTTATTACAAAATACCGATGAGATTCCTGAAGAGGTAGCTGGTATTTTAGAAGAAACAGTCAGATGTCAAGTTGTTCAAATCATTGGACGAGTTCTTGTATTATACAAACCCTCTTCAAAGGAAAAATATCAACGTATCTCTAAAGAAGTAAACGCAATTTAA
- the yqeK gene encoding bis(5'-nucleosyl)-tetraphosphatase (symmetrical) YqeK, with protein sequence MDYSNKYTTYSREELMQKVQMRMSERRFKHVLGVEETAIALAGKYGCSLEKASIAALTHDYAKERPDDEFILVIKRDGYDPALLHYGNAIWHGLVGASFVERELGITDEEILHAIRVHTTGAAEMSLLDKIIYVADYIEPGRSFPGVQDAREIALLDLDEAVAFETKHTLAHLIEQEQQIYPKTIETYNHWVAKK encoded by the coding sequence ATGGACTATAGTAATAAATACACAACTTACTCAAGAGAAGAGTTGATGCAAAAAGTCCAAATGCGAATGAGTGAACGACGTTTCAAGCATGTTCTTGGGGTGGAAGAGACGGCGATTGCCCTTGCCGGCAAATACGGCTGTTCATTAGAAAAAGCTAGTATTGCTGCTTTGACACATGATTATGCGAAAGAACGGCCTGATGATGAATTTATTTTAGTTATCAAGCGAGATGGCTATGACCCAGCGCTTCTTCATTATGGAAATGCGATTTGGCATGGTTTAGTTGGCGCCTCTTTTGTTGAAAGAGAGCTTGGTATCACAGATGAAGAGATCCTTCATGCCATTCGGGTTCATACCACTGGTGCGGCTGAAATGTCTTTATTAGATAAAATCATCTATGTAGCAGATTATATTGAACCTGGTCGTTCGTTTCCTGGAGTCCAAGATGCGCGTGAAATAGCGTTGCTTGATTTAGACGAAGCGGTAGCTTTTGAGACAAAGCACACATTAGCTCACTTGATTGAACAAGAACAACAGATTTATCCAAAAACAATTGAAACATATAATCATTGGGTAGCTAAAAAATAA
- a CDS encoding transporter substrate-binding domain-containing protein, whose translation MKKFFGMLTVLFALATLGACGSSNTTAQGQEKDQLAAIKKSGVLKVATSADYAPFEFHTMVDGKDKIVGSDIDLAKAIAKELGVKAEVSDMNFNTVLASLKEGKADLAISAISATDERKQQFDFTDNYYNPPQVVIINKKNKEIYRNANDLKDKNVGAQKGSIQEELVKTQLKGAKLVTIDKVPNMIVEVNQGSLAATVVEKTIAESYIAQNPDLMIADISLEPAPDEAFAIALPKESSQLQKELNQIIKKLNDEGKIEEFIQQNNELAEKTATE comes from the coding sequence ATGAAAAAATTCTTTGGGATGTTAACGGTACTGTTTGCACTAGCGACTTTAGGTGCATGTGGCAGCAGCAATACGACTGCTCAAGGTCAGGAAAAGGATCAGTTAGCAGCGATTAAAAAAAGCGGGGTACTAAAAGTAGCTACGTCGGCTGATTACGCGCCGTTTGAGTTTCATACGATGGTTGACGGGAAAGATAAAATCGTAGGATCTGATATTGACTTAGCTAAAGCAATCGCGAAAGAACTAGGAGTAAAAGCTGAAGTATCAGATATGAATTTCAATACCGTTTTAGCTTCCTTAAAAGAAGGTAAAGCAGATCTTGCTATTTCAGCGATTTCTGCCACAGATGAAAGAAAACAACAATTTGATTTCACAGACAATTATTACAACCCACCACAAGTGGTAATCATCAACAAAAAAAATAAAGAAATCTATCGCAATGCGAATGACCTAAAAGATAAAAATGTGGGTGCTCAAAAGGGATCCATTCAAGAGGAATTAGTTAAGACGCAACTGAAAGGTGCGAAGCTTGTGACAATCGACAAAGTTCCCAACATGATCGTTGAAGTTAACCAAGGCTCATTAGCTGCGACAGTCGTTGAAAAAACGATCGCCGAATCATATATCGCCCAAAATCCTGATCTGATGATCGCTGATATTTCACTTGAGCCAGCTCCTGATGAAGCCTTTGCTATTGCGTTACCTAAAGAAAGCAGTCAACTACAAAAAGAATTAAACCAAATCATCAAAAAGTTGAATGATGAAGGAAAAATTGAAGAATTTATTCAACAAAATAACGAATTAGCTGAAAAAACAGCGACAGAATAG
- a CDS encoding acetyl-CoA carboxylase carboxyl transferase subunit alpha codes for MDKTAHEIVQLAREKDRWTSLDFFEDIFEGFQEFHGDRLFGDDEAVVGGVAKLDGKPVTVIGIQKGRDLQENIRRNFGSPHPEGYRKALRLMKQAEKFHRPIITLINTAGAYCGVGAEERGEGEAIARNLLEMSDLKVPIIAIIIGEGGSGGALALGLADEVWMLEQTIYAVLSPEGFASILWKDGSRAAEAAELMKVAAAELLELDVIDRVIPETVNGQALSKEKVSRMLQKSLIEKLTELCQTSTEELLERRYQRFRKF; via the coding sequence ATGGATAAAACAGCACATGAGATCGTTCAACTGGCGCGTGAAAAGGATCGTTGGACGAGTCTTGATTTTTTTGAAGATATCTTTGAGGGGTTTCAAGAATTTCATGGCGATCGTTTATTTGGAGACGACGAAGCAGTCGTTGGTGGGGTTGCCAAATTAGATGGAAAACCTGTCACAGTTATTGGGATCCAAAAAGGACGAGACCTTCAAGAAAATATTCGTAGAAATTTTGGTTCGCCTCATCCAGAAGGCTATCGTAAAGCACTTCGTCTGATGAAACAGGCAGAAAAATTCCATCGTCCTATTATCACACTGATTAATACTGCTGGTGCCTATTGTGGTGTTGGTGCAGAAGAACGTGGTGAAGGAGAAGCGATTGCCAGAAACCTATTAGAGATGTCTGATCTAAAAGTACCGATCATTGCAATCATCATCGGTGAAGGTGGAAGCGGAGGAGCATTGGCTCTTGGCTTAGCTGATGAAGTTTGGATGCTTGAACAGACGATTTATGCTGTCTTATCTCCTGAAGGTTTTGCGTCGATTTTGTGGAAAGATGGTAGTCGAGCAGCTGAAGCGGCTGAATTAATGAAAGTTGCGGCAGCTGAATTATTAGAATTAGATGTCATCGATCGTGTGATACCGGAAACAGTAAATGGGCAAGCTTTAAGTAAAGAAAAAGTCAGTCGAATGTTACAAAAATCATTGATTGAAAAATTGACCGAACTATGTCAAACTTCCACTGAAGAGTTGCTTGAACGACGTTATCAAAGATTCCGTAAATTTTAA
- a CDS encoding amino acid ABC transporter permease, translating to MDFSFLDKYFPYFLSGTGITIMISVVTVILGTGIGLLMALLKLSKKKPLNVLANVYIEVLRGTPMLLQIMIGFLLLQGFFPSKDLEVGVLTVDLGRLLPGMIVLSLNSGAYVAEIIRGGILAVNNGQTEASYSLGLRPAQTMRYVILPQALRNILPPLGNEFITLIKDSSLLTAIGINELMGAAQIVISNSYVPLEPYFIAAAVYFSMTFATSRLLNRWEKRLGKGYQG from the coding sequence GTGGATTTTTCTTTTTTAGATAAATATTTCCCTTATTTTTTATCAGGTACAGGAATAACAATCATGATTTCGGTCGTCACAGTGATCTTGGGAACGGGTATCGGTTTACTTATGGCGTTACTAAAATTGTCCAAAAAGAAACCGTTGAATGTTTTAGCTAATGTCTATATCGAAGTGTTACGAGGAACACCGATGCTTCTACAAATCATGATCGGCTTTTTATTGCTTCAAGGATTTTTTCCTTCAAAAGATCTAGAAGTAGGTGTTTTAACTGTTGATCTTGGCCGCCTGCTTCCAGGAATGATCGTGTTATCTTTAAATTCCGGTGCCTATGTGGCAGAGATCATCCGTGGGGGGATCCTGGCAGTGAACAACGGTCAAACAGAAGCCTCCTATTCATTAGGGTTGCGTCCAGCACAAACGATGCGTTACGTGATTTTACCACAAGCATTAAGAAATATTTTGCCTCCTTTAGGCAATGAATTTATTACGTTGATTAAAGATTCTTCCCTGTTGACTGCGATCGGAATCAATGAACTGATGGGAGCGGCGCAAATCGTCATATCCAATTCGTATGTTCCATTAGAGCCTTATTTTATAGCAGCAGCCGTTTATTTCAGCATGACGTTTGCTACTTCTCGGTTACTAAATCGCTGGGAGAAAAGATTAGGTAAAGGATACCAAGGATGA
- the rsfS gene encoding ribosome silencing factor, which yields MQAADSKRAEDIVALDVREVSLLADYFMICSANSERQLNAITEEIIEKEEENNYEVKRIEGKEGGKWILIDLGDLIIHVFHAPERSFYNLEKLWSDAPLVDLNEWID from the coding sequence GTGCAAGCTGCCGATTCAAAACGTGCAGAAGATATCGTTGCTTTAGATGTGAGAGAAGTATCTTTACTAGCAGATTACTTCATGATTTGTTCGGCAAACAGTGAACGACAACTAAATGCAATTACAGAAGAAATCATTGAAAAAGAAGAAGAAAACAATTACGAAGTAAAACGTATCGAAGGAAAAGAAGGCGGAAAATGGATCCTGATCGACTTAGGAGATCTGATCATCCATGTTTTCCATGCGCCAGAAAGAAGTTTCTATAATTTAGAAAAATTATGGTCAGATGCACCACTTGTTGACCTAAATGAATGGATCGATTAA
- a CDS encoding nicotinate-nucleotide adenylyltransferase: MKSQAEAFVESQVFPQEMPQIFEKRKQVGILGGTFNPVHLAHLVMAEQAGKNLGLDEVYLMPSYQPPHVDEKTTIAANHRLNMLELAIADNPFLAIEPIELSRKGKSYTYDTMKALTQNNPNTDYYFIIGGDMVEYLPKWYKIDELVTMVNFVGIRRAGYSTETPYPVIWVDVPTIDISSTKIRQKIQQGCSVRYLVPDKVIEYIEKEGLYQDGL, from the coding sequence ATGAAATCGCAAGCGGAAGCTTTTGTCGAATCTCAAGTATTTCCTCAAGAGATGCCTCAAATTTTTGAAAAACGCAAACAGGTGGGGATTTTAGGTGGTACTTTTAATCCAGTTCACCTGGCACACTTAGTTATGGCAGAACAGGCAGGGAAAAATTTAGGGTTGGATGAGGTCTATCTAATGCCCTCTTATCAACCACCACATGTGGATGAAAAAACGACAATCGCTGCCAATCATCGCTTAAACATGCTTGAACTTGCGATAGCAGATAATCCTTTTTTAGCTATTGAACCGATCGAGTTATCTCGAAAAGGCAAAAGCTATACTTATGATACGATGAAAGCTCTGACACAAAACAACCCTAATACCGATTACTATTTTATTATCGGTGGCGACATGGTAGAATATCTACCAAAATGGTATAAAATCGATGAACTAGTGACAATGGTCAATTTTGTTGGTATTCGTCGAGCAGGTTACTCAACCGAAACGCCTTACCCAGTGATTTGGGTCGATGTGCCAACCATTGATATCAGCTCAACTAAAATACGGCAGAAGATCCAGCAAGGTTGTTCCGTTCGTTATCTAGTACCTGATAAGGTCATTGAGTATATCGAGAAAGAAGGGCTATATCAAGATGGACTATAG
- the fabZ gene encoding 3-hydroxyacyl-ACP dehydratase FabZ encodes MNIQEIKEIIPHRYPLLLIDRVEEMVEGERIIAKKNVTINEPFFQGHFPEEPVMPGVLIVEAMAQAGAVALLSLEQFKGKTAYFGGLDKAKFRRKVTPGDTLYLEVEITKIKSSAGIGKGIAKVDGKKVAEAELTFMIG; translated from the coding sequence ATGAACATTCAAGAAATTAAAGAAATCATACCACATCGTTATCCGCTATTGCTGATTGATCGTGTCGAAGAAATGGTGGAAGGCGAACGAATCATTGCAAAGAAAAATGTGACGATCAACGAACCATTTTTCCAAGGTCACTTTCCAGAAGAACCTGTGATGCCAGGTGTTTTGATCGTTGAAGCGATGGCACAAGCAGGAGCAGTTGCGTTATTATCCTTGGAACAATTTAAAGGAAAGACTGCTTATTTTGGTGGTTTAGACAAAGCAAAATTCCGTCGAAAAGTCACTCCAGGGGATACACTGTATCTTGAAGTAGAAATTACGAAAATCAAATCTTCTGCTGGTATTGGTAAAGGAATTGCAAAAGTGGATGGCAAAAAAGTTGCTGAAGCTGAATTAACTTTTATGATTGGATAG
- the accB gene encoding acetyl-CoA carboxylase biotin carboxyl carrier protein, producing the protein MNINEIKELVSQFDQSTLTEFDLREGQFELYMNKNESSRGMGTMAPMPVATEAPRDTVVPQTPIQQTPVSEAPQASVEASQESFEGVEVKSPIVGIVYLQPAPDKPQFKSVGDSVKKGEVICIIEAMKLMNEITSEVDGKIVEILVENEAVVEYDQPLFRIQPN; encoded by the coding sequence TTGAATATCAATGAGATCAAGGAATTAGTCAGTCAATTCGATCAATCTACTTTAACTGAATTTGATTTAAGAGAAGGTCAATTTGAATTATATATGAATAAAAATGAATCTAGTCGTGGAATGGGAACAATGGCTCCAATGCCAGTAGCTACAGAAGCGCCTAGAGATACGGTAGTACCTCAAACACCAATCCAACAAACGCCAGTTAGTGAAGCACCTCAAGCATCTGTCGAAGCATCACAAGAAAGTTTCGAAGGTGTCGAGGTAAAATCACCGATTGTTGGAATCGTCTACTTACAACCTGCCCCTGATAAACCACAATTTAAGTCAGTGGGAGATAGTGTCAAAAAAGGTGAAGTGATTTGTATCATTGAAGCAATGAAATTGATGAATGAAATCACAAGCGAAGTCGATGGGAAAATCGTTGAGATTCTTGTTGAAAATGAAGCGGTTGTTGAATACGATCAACCACTATTTAGAATTCAACCAAATTAA
- a CDS encoding immunoglobulin-like domain-containing protein, translating to MSKKKLTAKRKKQLLTMFAVAGVMGNAGIAPTMALADTLSPTAETATEQTQANEAKEVIDQTIQNVTEPLVNPTDSTTTTSDSLATTDEATDETTENTQEQAKEQEQATAATAESEGDATNPTAEAPKVAQKANVAATSEITGTWVTSPYTFDENTGVLTIEAGELSGYEESPWNSDKVDSEAIKKIVLAGKVVAPEDSAYLFSSDLTGSKYLNNLTEIEGLNQLDTSNVTNMCEMFKEMSNLTSLDVSSFDTSKVTDMSYMFYRNGVTSLDVSGFDTSKVTVMSYMFLGMKNITNLDVNGWNTSNVTSMYGMFSGMSSVTSLDVSGFDTCNVTTMREMFREMGNLTSLDLSGFDTSNVTDMSTMFYDMDNLTSLDVSSFDTSKVTTMGSMFKNTPLAKLTLGDHFKAVGDTGLSAPKALNDGDQLTGNWIREDGQSKGYSPADFMTNYGTGDLTAGTYVAELVKSELKPQEYHVGDVNITGTYTGDMSLGRLTVNGKVVSWGGSFKDGQFSYYVGVGKLKVGDKVVLDGYNKEKELIDSKEIEVISESSGSIDQVDTYKLGDSTITGSYTGDIHKGKLVVNGEVISWGGTYKDGKFSYYVNSQIIKAGDQATIQGYDKFDTPLGDPQPVTIGEQLGQLTEAHRVGISTVIEGSYTGDVYQGILLVNGEKVSQGGSFKDGKFSYYVGNLKVSEDDQVVLMGANNRGQQIPGSEIDVTIQTPTAEINELTYKIGTQTIKGAYGSDTQVHQGHLFVNGKLISKGGSFKDGAISYYVKPDLIKADDQVTMNFYDGSGNLLAENQTVSVN from the coding sequence ATGAGTAAGAAAAAATTAACAGCAAAACGTAAAAAACAGCTATTAACGATGTTTGCGGTGGCTGGTGTGATGGGAAATGCTGGGATCGCACCAACGATGGCATTAGCGGATACTTTGTCACCAACAGCTGAAACTGCTACTGAACAAACACAGGCGAATGAAGCAAAAGAAGTCATCGATCAAACGATACAAAACGTCACAGAGCCGTTAGTAAACCCAACGGATTCAACCACTACAACTAGTGATTCATTAGCAACAACTGATGAAGCAACGGATGAAACAACTGAGAACACCCAGGAACAAGCAAAAGAACAAGAACAAGCAACAGCAGCGACTGCCGAAAGTGAAGGGGATGCAACTAATCCAACAGCTGAAGCGCCAAAAGTAGCGCAAAAAGCGAACGTGGCAGCTACCTCCGAGATAACAGGTACGTGGGTTACCAGTCCGTATACTTTTGATGAAAATACAGGGGTATTGACGATCGAAGCAGGTGAATTAAGTGGCTATGAAGAATCACCTTGGAACAGCGACAAAGTAGATAGTGAAGCCATCAAGAAAATTGTCTTGGCTGGAAAAGTAGTTGCTCCGGAAGATTCTGCCTACTTATTTAGTAGTGATCTTACCGGATCCAAGTATCTTAATAATTTAACTGAAATTGAAGGGTTAAATCAATTGGATACTAGTAACGTAACAAACATGTGCGAGATGTTTAAAGAGATGAGTAACTTAACAAGTTTAGATGTAAGTAGCTTTGACACCAGCAAAGTAACAGATATGTCTTATATGTTTTATAGGAACGGCGTAACAAGTTTAGATGTAAGTGGCTTTGATACCAGTAAAGTCACAGTTATGAGTTATATGTTTCTGGGTATGAAAAACATAACAAATTTGGATGTAAATGGTTGGAATACTAGTAACGTGACAAGTATGTATGGTATGTTTTCCGGTATGAGTAGCGTAACAAGTCTAGATGTAAGTGGTTTTGATACTTGTAACGTAACAACTATGCGCGAGATGTTTAGAGAGATGGGGAACTTAACAAGCCTAGATCTAAGTGGCTTTGATACTAGTAATGTAACAGATATGAGTACAATGTTTTACGATATGGATAACTTAACAAGTCTAGATGTAAGTAGCTTTGACACTAGCAAAGTAACAACGATGGGAAGTATGTTTAAGAATACACCTCTTGCTAAATTAACACTAGGCGATCACTTTAAGGCGGTTGGAGACACTGGTTTATCAGCACCGAAAGCATTGAACGATGGAGATCAGCTGACAGGAAATTGGATTCGTGAAGATGGTCAGTCCAAAGGCTATTCACCTGCTGACTTTATGACAAATTACGGAACTGGGGATTTAACGGCAGGAACTTATGTGGCAGAACTAGTGAAAAGTGAGTTGAAACCACAAGAATATCATGTAGGAGATGTCAATATTACTGGAACCTACACAGGGGATATGTCTCTCGGCCGATTAACCGTTAATGGCAAAGTGGTTAGCTGGGGCGGTAGCTTCAAAGATGGTCAATTCAGCTATTATGTCGGTGTTGGCAAATTAAAAGTCGGCGACAAAGTCGTATTAGATGGCTACAACAAAGAGAAGGAATTGATAGATTCCAAAGAGATTGAAGTGATTTCCGAATCTTCAGGATCAATTGATCAGGTGGACACTTATAAGCTAGGTGATTCAACCATTACTGGATCTTATACGGGGGATATCCATAAAGGAAAACTAGTAGTGAATGGGGAAGTAATCAGCTGGGGCGGAACCTATAAAGATGGCAAGTTTAGCTATTATGTGAACTCTCAAATCATCAAAGCAGGGGATCAAGCAACGATTCAAGGCTATGATAAATTCGATACACCACTAGGGGACCCACAACCAGTGACTATAGGAGAACAACTGGGTCAATTAACAGAAGCCCATCGTGTGGGAATCAGTACAGTGATCGAAGGAAGCTACACAGGCGATGTTTACCAAGGAATCTTGTTGGTCAATGGCGAAAAAGTTAGTCAAGGCGGCAGCTTCAAAGATGGCAAGTTCAGTTATTATGTAGGAAACCTTAAAGTGTCAGAAGACGATCAGGTAGTCTTGATGGGTGCCAACAATCGAGGACAACAAATTCCAGGATCAGAGATTGATGTCACTATTCAAACACCAACAGCTGAAATCAACGAATTGACTTATAAAATCGGCACACAAACGATCAAAGGAGCCTATGGTTCTGATACCCAAGTTCACCAAGGGCACTTGTTTGTCAATGGTAAACTGATCAGTAAAGGTGGGAGCTTTAAGGATGGGGCAATCAGTTATTATGTGAAGCCAGACCTAATCAAAGCTGATGATCAAGTAACAATGAATTTCTATGATGGAAGTGGCAACTTATTGGCTGAAAACCAAACAGTTTCTGTTAATTAA
- a CDS encoding YqeG family HAD IIIA-type phosphatase — MFSKYKPTWMVDAIYKITPAQLKNLGIKAVLTDLDNTLIAWNNPDGTEELLDWILEMRNAGIPVVVVSNNSSERVARAIDKFELTYVARALKPLAVGMNRAKKMLNLSDDEIVMIGDQIMTDIRAANRSGIRSILVKPIIETDSWKTRFNRFWERKIMAYLLAHNPDMGWRGGIE, encoded by the coding sequence ATGTTTTCAAAATATAAACCAACATGGATGGTCGATGCCATCTACAAGATAACCCCTGCACAATTAAAAAACTTAGGGATTAAAGCAGTTTTGACTGACTTGGACAATACGTTGATCGCTTGGAACAATCCTGATGGGACAGAGGAATTACTCGACTGGATCTTAGAAATGAGAAATGCTGGTATTCCAGTAGTGGTTGTTTCAAACAATAGCTCTGAACGAGTAGCACGAGCGATCGATAAATTTGAATTGACGTATGTTGCTCGGGCATTAAAACCTTTAGCCGTAGGAATGAATCGAGCAAAAAAAATGTTGAATCTTTCAGATGATGAAATTGTGATGATCGGTGACCAAATCATGACAGATATCCGAGCAGCTAATCGTTCGGGTATCAGAAGTATCTTGGTTAAACCAATTATTGAAACGGATAGTTGGAAAACACGATTCAATCGTTTTTGGGAACGCAAAATCATGGCCTATTTATTAGCACACAATCCTGATATGGGCTGGCGAGGTGGAATTGAATGA